A stretch of the Verrucomicrobiales bacterium genome encodes the following:
- a CDS encoding SMI1/KNR4 family protein, with translation MQSCPPTSHLKLESPPEHERPSEERVRQLEAAIGASLPADYRAFLLEYGGSEVPFQAPVGEPSPFGDTFTQTRFHSLYSDPEAGCDIRRYLRSQIVPRNMIVIASGDFGQATCLSFAGVDKGAVFFFDEHQMAFADESHMYYRLFESVREFLSLRDREELGVKPPGYDHCYESAPSFTEFLKRCTRVE, from the coding sequence ATGCAGTCCTGCCCGCCCACCAGCCACCTCAAGTTAGAGTCTCCGCCGGAGCACGAGCGCCCTTCAGAGGAGCGAGTCCGGCAGTTGGAGGCGGCCATTGGCGCGTCATTGCCAGCAGACTATCGAGCGTTCCTTCTAGAGTACGGCGGATCCGAAGTGCCCTTCCAAGCTCCTGTCGGAGAGCCGAGCCCATTCGGTGACACGTTCACGCAGACGCGCTTCCACAGTCTGTACTCCGACCCGGAAGCGGGTTGCGACATTCGCAGGTATCTCAGGAGTCAGATCGTTCCTCGCAACATGATCGTCATCGCCTCTGGTGATTTTGGTCAGGCCACATGCCTGTCGTTTGCTGGCGTGGATAAGGGTGCAGTGTTCTTCTTCGATGAGCATCAGATGGCTTTTGCTGATGAGTCACACATGTACTACCGATTGTTCGAGTCGGTGCGGGAATTCTTGTCGCTTCGAGACCGAGAGGAGTTGGGTGTTAAGCCGCCCGGATACGACCATTGTTACGAGTCAGCGCCATCGTTTACAGAGTTTCTGAAGCGGTGTACACGAGTTGAGTGA